Genomic segment of Corvus hawaiiensis isolate bCorHaw1 chromosome 27, bCorHaw1.pri.cur, whole genome shotgun sequence:
gcagccggCTGAAGAATTAGTTGCAtccgccccagcaaaggggggaacctttgcttcccggcCAGGCCATGCAATGCCCAaatctgggagcatccccctggGTGTGGACTCATCTGTAAATTCGCTgtggagcctggctttgaagAAGGTGCCAGAATCGAAgcccatcatcttcagcttgccGGTGGCCAGGTCGAGGAAGAGCTTGTCATCCTTGACATCGTCCTCCATGTCTCCAGACgcagcagccccacctggcacagcttctccaggggctccttcttccctgtggctggagcaggctgtcagtgccccgcccagggccccggctgtcagtgaagcaggacaagcaaaagcagcttgcACGGcagccaccagtgctgggaagagcagctcagctccagcacaaggGCTGCATGTTCCCATCTGACGACCCCTGCGCAGCGATACAGGCAGGGCAAAAAAGCCTGCGTTTCTTGGCTGCTTCTTGCCAAGGCACGTGTGGAGCTGTAACTTACTGGCTCCCTGGATCAAAGTGTGCCTGtggctctctcccttcttctaTGGATGATGAATATCCTGCAGCCAAGGATCACACGACAGGTCTTCTAATGAGGGCCTGTCCAAGGAGTGCAGGGACAGACACCATCTGATCAGCTCCTTGCAGTCTGCGGGGAGGAACCAGAAAGCGCCGgtcagttgcagaaggctcctgtccgCTTTGCCCCACTATTGCCATGCCCAGGCCATGCCATGGGGGCTCCGAGCTGTGCCTGAACTTTCCCATCCATTCTTTgttttggaggagagcaggagagcggGGCAtgtgccacctcctcagcagctgccagagcggGATGCTCATGAGCCcactgctgtctcccagcactgctattcCCCCCGTGCCACAGAGATGAGCATCCACCTTGAGAGAGCCGTTGTGGGAGCGACAGCTGGCCCCAGCTGATGTTCTGGCCCTTCGGGAACAGGTGCTCCCCGCAGACCATCTGGTGCAGCacgatgcccagggaccagacggTCGCTGCCTCGCCGTAGTACCAGCCAAAGTGGTTCCATTCCGGGGGGCTGTACGATGGTGTTCCTACGGAATAGAGAGGCAGTTCATTAGGGGGATGCTGCCTGCTCCCGGAGCCTtgccccagcatccctgggcacgCGGGGGCCGCACCAGTGGCACGCGGCGTGACCCGCTGCCCTCTCACCAGCGCCTGTGACTTGTGGACAAACTGTGGGTTGTAAAAGAAGCCACCGGTGTCGCAAGAGGGCAGCAGAAGCCCTGGCAGGGCCCGAGCATTCCACGCAAAGGGAAAACCCGCTCAGTGCTGGGGGGGAAAACCATGCCTTcaccctccctgcctgcattgccccaaaaaacattctgaagcCAAGGCAAACCAGGCGAGCTGAGCAGTCCAAGCCCTTTTTCACCTGCACTCCAAACCGGCTGGAGCACAGCTTCTGGCCCCCCCCCTCTGCTACCCCCACCCACGGGTGTGTTTTTGTcacgctggctgccccagccgcAGTGCCAGTtctgggcagagtggctggcgaaggctgccagcagggctggaagatggGCCCCCAGCCACCCACCCTCAAAAGCAACTGGGCTGAACACTCGGTCCTGGCATCAAAAGGGAGAATCCCCACTGCCACAGCCAGGTTGGGCCGCGAGATGCCGGCACCGGGAGCCTACCCCGGCGGGGACTCACCTGCAAAGCGGGTGTAGGCTGTGTCTTGCAGGTGGGTGCCGCAGCCAAAATCAATCAATTTGGCCTGGCCGGTGGCCAGGTCAACCAGGATGTTCTCTGGTTTCAGGTCCCTGTGAAGGACCccgcagctggtgcagtgccgcATGGCCTCCAGGACCTGGCGGAACAGCTCCCGTGCCACCTCCTCTGACAGGAAGCCCCGCGCTCGAATGAAATGAAGCAAGTCCTGAGAGTGCTCCGGCCACTCCATCACCAGCACCACGTTGTTGGGGAGCTCGAGCCACTCGCGGAGCTGCACCACACCAGGGAAGCCGGTGGacaccttgtccagcagcacgACCTCGAGTGGTGTGCTGGTGCCGtcgggctgtgggaggagcacGATGCCGTCAGCGGGGCTGATGCCGTGCCAGGGCTCGGGAAGCCCTCGCCCAGCCCGGGATGCTCTGCGCCCTCCGCTGCCCCCACGCCCGCTCTCCCCCGAGGCGTCCTGCCGCCTTCCACCCTCCCGGGCCTCGGCTTATCCCCGCCCGTCACTCCCCGACTTCTCCCGCTGCCCAccacccccctcctccccccgctcactcaccagctcgCCCCAATGGTGGATGCGGTTCCGTGGCACCcgtttgatggccacctgcaagcCAAGGGGAGCAGCGGGCtgagctcgccgcccgccctgACGAGCcccatcctccttctcctgcgccctcctcctcctccgccctcctcctcctgcgcccgccgccggccccgccactcACCGGGGCGCCGTCCGAGAGCCGCGTCGCCGCGAAGACGCTGCCGAAGCCGCCGCGCCCCAGCAGCGAACCCACCCGGTAGCGCTCCGTCAGGCCCTGCTGCGCCTTCCCTGCCGGCGAGACGCGGCCGTCAGCGCTCGGCCCGGGGCCAGGAACGGCCCCCGGCTGCTCCTcaaccgccccgggccgggtatCCCCAGATGTTGCCTCTTTCGAAGGGGACACCGGCGGCtcgggggcgggggccgcgctgCCGAGCGGAAGAGCTCGGACCGGGGAAGACGCAGCGGACGCGGCGGGAGTGGCCGCGCCGTCTGTGTCCTCGGCGGgtcccgggaggagccggggcgggggccggagtcggagccgggcccggggccggggccggggccggagtcGGGCCGGCCGGAGCCAGAGGCTGGCAATGCTGCCCAAGAGGCAGGCACTGATGCCCGCCCAGCAGCGCCACCGCCAGTACGGCAAGAGCCGGGCGGAGGCGAGACCGCGGCGGgacgcccgggggcggggagggcgcagccccgcccggggccgcgggcgggccgggcgcaTGGCCCGGCCTggcatggggagagggaggccgcGGAAGGGGCGGAGGGGGTGGAGCACTGAAGGGAGAGCGGGACAGGGGATGCGGGAcactgggagaaggagaggaggaacagGAGAAGGAACGCGGAGGGTCTGGAGAACCGCTGCTTTCGTGTTGCTCttctgccgctgccgctgctgccgctgctgctgctgccgccgctgccgctgaagcgctgggagcgtttgtccgcgtgtccgtgtgtctgttGCCCGGGTGTCCGTTTTTCCCCCGCGTGCTCCGGGCCAGCACGGGCCGCTCGGCTCCGGGGCCGAAGCGGAGTCAcggagcatctcttcctcccgcaGCCGCGCCACACGCACCGTCTTGTTTAGCTTCTTCTTCACCAGATTGTAACTCTTCCTTGCGGCAGTCTTGCAACTTGCCCCTGCTGCTCGCTCGCCCCGCGCCGCGGTCTCTTGCTTACGAGCAAGCAAAGCGCTGTCCGCACTTtttgcctggagcagagcaaagtGCTGAATGAGGCGCCTGCCAGCgccaggcagagccagccccgtgggagggcagagcaggacgtGAGGAGGGAGACGTGCAGCCCCTGCGGGgcgcagcgctgctccccggccgcTCGGcgtgggcagtgggagcagcgGGGCCGTGCCCGGCACGGTGCCCTCGTCGCCAGGGctgttgctgttttcttgtCCGGTTCCAGGTGAAAATCGGAGACTGCTGAAAGGAGGATTCAAATAAAAGAATGGAAACACTCTTTTTGCCGAGTTCTGATGCCAGTCCAatagagcagctcagctctcagctgtctgcctcctccctgccaatcCAGCattttcagcctggagcaaaggccctctctgcaaagaaactgcaggCTGGTTTCTTTCTCCAGCTGTTCATTGACACAGGTAGAAAAGCAGACTAGTTTGGATGCTGAGTCTGTCCAAACAGACAGTGAACTTTGCCATGTGAAGCCAAGACACGGAGTCTTGAGCCCTGCGACAGTGTCATGGGAATCACCTTTGTTGCTTCTGCTGTCTGTTGTCACTGCTGAGGGTGCAGTCCCATGGGAGCACATGCCCTGTCTCTAGAAGCCAGAGCCGAGCAATGCACTGCGCTCTACAATCTTCCATTGGCAGGCTTCTGGTGTCTCCAGCATTGCTTTCAAAGCCAACCAGGGAGAAGGCAAACTGTGTGTAGCTAATGATACTGTAGAGTGTCTCAAACTTGCTGTCCTAGGTCTTCTAGGTAAGATCAGTTTGGAATGACTGTGGGGTAGAACTAGTGCAAGACAGAAAAGGGGAGCATAGAAGGGAAGCAATTAATAGTATACAGGAACATCTTGGGTTGTTTCTTTCCGTTTATATGTCACTTCTGggaagctgttttgcttttgcaagaaTCTTGTCCACAGTGATGTTTGCTCTTTTCAAGACCCTTTCCTGGAGACCTTGCTCGAGCTCCTGTCACAAGATGTGCCATCACGTGCAGCTTCTTTTGGCTTGCCACACTGTGTTTGCAGCACGACTCTTGCAGCAAGGCAGGACCAAGGTTTTGAGAGCTTGACAGcttgtcctttctcctcctggtgGACTAGCGAGTTGTGCGGTGGGTAAGGTTTCCGTCGTTACTGTTCTAGGCTaaggaagcaggaggagggggtAGCAGCAATTGTTAGGCTGGCTGAATGGAGAGAAAGAATCTCCGGAGCCTGCAGCCAGAAGTGGAGAGCTGTGGGCTAATCCTTCCAAGCTCTCAGTGGACATCTTGCAAGTGACCTGGAATGTGAAAATGGTCTGACAGAGGCAGTTGGTTTCTGAGTTCAGCGTAGATGCTTGCACATCTGGTGCGTTGGTGCGCAAATCAAGAGTACAATCGGTTCATGGGAAGCACCAGAAGAAGCTGGAGCTCTCCGAGCAGACAACTGAAAGAAtctgcaaaggagaaatgtgGGAAATGACTTGGTGTACCTTGCCTGGAAGAAGGGTagttttttctaataattccTAATCCGTTCCCTTGGCTTTTGACTTTCTTAACAAGGCCATTTGCATCCCCGATTCAGCACGAAGCGAGAGGCCCGGGCTTACGGAAGTGCGCCAAAGATTCCTCCGCAGAGACGCTCAGGGGGAAAGAGGAGCGGGGTGCCTGAGCAGCCTCCGGGGAAGCATCCCGCTAGGTGCAATTTGCAccgtgctgggagaggaggagggggagaaggatggGCCTtgcgtggcagcagcagcaagtttgGGCCGCAGGACATTGCGCCTGCGCCGCTGCCCCACAATGGGCGGGCgtgtccccggggctgcggccctGGCACCGCGTCCGCTGAGCTGCCGACGCTGCGGGAGCTCCCCGGGCTGGGCTCGGGTTCCCGCTGGGActgggcagcaggctgtgctctcactgtgctcagcagcagtgggacGTACCTATGCACATCCacgtctcctgctgctgggaagaagcaaTGAAGCGAGTGCAGaagttctgcttcctctttctcccggtggatttttttgtttcactccACACTCCAGAGGCAATTTCTGTGCTGGCCTCTGGTAGCTGATTCTATTTCAAGAGCACTAGCAACAGGGCTGTGTTTGAACGCTGTGAATGTGGCCTGTATGGCTTTCATTCTCCTCGACTTTTTGCTTATGGACCTGTGAACATTTCAAGATCTGCAAATCAGGATGCCTGCAGCAAAACACCTGAATTCCCCATCAGAAAAGCACTGTGGCTAGCACCGATCAAAAGAGGCAAGTGAAGTTTTTCAGATAAAATTCAAGTGGGCACCAGAAGAGGGGGAAGAGCAGCCATGATCTGTAATTCCCAAGGCAAACGCAAGAAAAGCCTCCTGCTGTCACCTGAGGATGAGCTGCTGAGAACAGCGCAGAACCTgatcctttttttctctgaaggttgcatcagggcagcacagccGGGCTCTGAGGAATCAGGTCTGTTTGTGGGTGATTGTTGCTCTTCTCCAGAAATTCACTGGGAAAAACCTCTTGGGAAGCCGAGGCACAAgcaggtgggaaggggctggcgctgctgctgctgctcttggccGGGAGCCCCGGCTGTGGCGGTACAGGGCCCACTGCActgtggctcctgctgctggcagagctgggcaggtctcagggacagggaatggacACGGGGGACAGTATAGGCTGTGGGGGGCTGCAGTGATGTTCCCACTTGGGCCAGCGCCAGCACAGAGCTTCAGGCCCGCAATTATCCCAGAGGGAAGTGCTGGGGAAAGGCTCCATTTCAGCCTTCCTTTACTCATCACTGTGAAGTGaccaaaagaaaaggagaacaaGCAGAGCCTGATCTCTTCTCCTTCGGGAGGAGTCCCACGCCTTGGGCTGTGAGAGGCCAGGAGGGGCTGTGAAGGGCTGTGAGGAACCATGAGGGTTTGTTAGGGGCTGTGAAGGGTCATGAGGAGTCGTGAGGGGCCGTGAGGGGCCATGAGgggccctgaggtgctgtgaggggccatgagagattgttaggggctgtgaagggtcatgaggggctgtgaactgtgaggggctgcgagggactgtgagctgccatcaggggccatggggagctgtgaggggcattgaggggtcatgaggggctgtgagggaccttgaggggccataagggtctctcagaagctgttggaggccaggcacctgatggaaccaagggtcagttatgacactgtgcaagcaaggagatcatggttgacagtacagaacttcatggaagcacaggcccattgtcacacagcagggccgcagaaccaaggagatcattgtgacactacacaacctcatggaatcaaggcgtcCATGTTACGCTactgaacctcatggagccaagggtccattgtgacactgcggacccaaggagactgttgctgacagtacgaaagttcatggcaccaaaagcctgttgtgcccttgtggcgcctcatggaaccgtggagagcattatgacactttgttcccatctgatttacacccagaagggcaaagaaaacgaaatctctgagtagaaaaaggaaagaactttgaaggttcaaaatattcccaaagaccagattgaaaccaaacgagattcaatgttggtgccaaaaaaatgggtatctgtttatctaatggtaagagaggcaaagagaaagaaggcgaaaagtagagcaaagttacaaggttactctaaaaagcataggataagtcaccagcacactgtgctacctttgttgctgctgagacagggtgggggaagtggagaagtgtttgccttttttcttctgctgtttgaagcgtcttagctgcctcttcccatctctggagcagcttggctggaaagcGGCGGCCCATCCTCCGAGATGCAGGCTCgatgcttgcagctgaacctcGGTGCGCCTGGGACGAAGGAGCAGGGCTAGGGGTTGCACAACTCACTcgggatttcagtgcaggggtgaaggattggggggttctccccaggcgggcggcgtcggctcccggaggcctcagggtgtctcgcagcaggcgatgggtggtggggggaaaggcaaagggcgGGGATTCTACCTCTCGCTTTCGCctccacattttgcaccagttttgccttcctttttatgggcctcaaggcGGGCTATGCACGGCCCGTCCGGCACGTAGTTTCCAGGCGTTCAAAAGCGATTATGACAAGCAGCCATAATGACGAAggacttttgaagcctttc
This window contains:
- the LOC125317503 gene encoding serine/threonine-protein kinase pim-1-like, with amino-acid sequence MSCGPNLLLLPRKAHPSPPPPLPARSLRFSPGTGQENSNSPGDEGTVPGTAPLLPLPTPSGRGAALRPAGAARLPPHVLLCPPTGLALPGAGRRLIQHFALLQAKSADSALLARKQETAARGERAAGASCKTAARKSYNLVKKKLNKTVRVARLREEEMLRDSASAPEPSGPCWPGARGGKTDTRDTDGAATPAASAASSPVRALPLGSAAPAPEPPVSPSKEATSGDTRPGAVEEQPGAVPGPGPSADGRVSPAGKAQQGLTERYRVGSLLGRGGFGSVFAATRLSDGAPVAIKRVPRNRIHHWGELPDGTSTPLEVVLLDKVSTGFPGVVQLREWLELPNNVVLVMEWPEHSQDLLHFIRARGFLSEEVARELFRQVLEAMRHCTSCGVLHRDLKPENILVDLATGQAKLIDFGCGTHLQDTAYTRFAGTPSYSPPEWNHFGWYYGEAATVWSLGIVLHQMVCGEHLFPKGQNISWGQLSLPQRLSQDCKELIRWCLSLHSLDRPSLEDLSCDPWLQDIHHP